One Brassica napus cultivar Da-Ae chromosome C4, Da-Ae, whole genome shotgun sequence genomic region harbors:
- the LOC106396425 gene encoding pleckstrin homology domain-containing protein 1, giving the protein MENLWRIATGQDPNREDYEGVEFWSNPERSGWLTKQGDYIKTWRRRWFVLKRGKLLWFKDQAAAETRGSTPRGVISVGDCLTVKGAEDVVNKPFAFEISSGNYTLFFVADNDKEKEEWINSIGRSIVQHSRSVTDSEVLDYDHRR; this is encoded by the coding sequence ATGGAGAATCTTTGGCGAATCGCGACGGGTCAGGATCCGAACCGTGAAGATTACGAAGGGGTCGAGTTCTGGTCCAACCCAGAGCGATCCGGTTGGCTCACCAAGCAAGGCGATTACATAAAGACCTGGCGCCGACGCTGGTTCGTGCTCAAGCGAGGGAAGCTCCTCTGGTTCAAGGACCAGGCCGCCGCCGAAACCCGCGGATCTACCCCGCGTGGCGTGATCTCCGTCGGGGATTGCCTCACAGTCAAAGGAGCCGAGGACGTGGTGAACAAGCCTTTCGCCTTCGAGATTTCCAGCGGAAACTACACGCTGTTCTTCGTGGCGGATAACGATAAGGAGAAAGAAGAGTGGATCAACTCTATTGGAAGGTCCATCGTGCAGCACTCGAGATCGGTTACTGATTCTGAAGTCCTCGATTACGATCACAGGCGGTGA
- the LOC106395817 gene encoding F-box/kelch-repeat protein At5g48980-like has translation MSLTAIDSGQEPPSKKPAIEPTTNLPLPEELVLGCLARVSRSHYPILSLVSKIFRSLTSSPVLYQTRSLLNRTENCLYVCLQFPNDPNLRWFTLYRKPDKALNNKKKKKKETSSGYVLGQVRIGHRLYAISDGPCSSNVFFLDCRTHAWVETPSLRFDHSLPECGGMMYLPGGSENPDSLKCVEVFNVMTQIWNPVPPEEKIFRLRDLQGRAYKNNDVVASRRSPVVVRLKDYTLHLVGSDTLCLIENTFYRYDASSSGKLVWCNRDTEPDVWRKPDVWRKVKGLEGLPKFTRYSNVYLVESGGKLVVFWDTCVPARGGFREKTIWCAEISLETGSGDGVWGKVEWFDAVLTVPKSYKFVYAIAATL, from the exons ATGTCGTTGACAGCCATCGATTCCGGTCAAGAGCCACCGTCGAAGAAGCCGGCGATAGAACCTACGACAAATCTGCCACTTCCAGAAGAGCTAGTATTGGGTTGCTTAGCCCGCGTCTCAAGATCGCACTACCCCATTCTCTCACTCGTCTCCAAGATCTTTCGTTCGCTCACTTCTTCACCGGTTCTTTACCAGACCCGATCTCTCTTAAACCGCACCGAGAACTGTCTCTATGTGTGCTTGCAGTTCCCCAATGACCCTAACCTCCGCTGGTTCACTCTCTATCGGAAACCCGACAAAGCGCTTAacaataagaagaaaaagaaaaaggagacTTCGAGTGGGTATGTTTTGGGTCAGGTTCGGATTGGTCATAGGCTCTACGCCATCAGCGATGGCCCCTGCTCTTCTAACGTCTTCTTCCTCGACTGTCGAACGCACGCGTGGGTCGAAACTCCAAGCCTGAGGTTTGATCACTCCTTACCAGAGTGCGGTGGAATGATGTATTTACCAGGAGGCTCCGAGAACCCAGATTCTCTGAAATGTGTGGAAGTGTTTAACGTAATGACACAAATTTGGAACCCCGTGCCTCCCGAGGAGAAGATATTCAGACTCAGAGATTTACAAGGAAGGGCTTACAAGAACAATGATGTAGTGGCGTCTCGTAGGTCGCCTGTGGTTGTAAGGCTAAAGGATTATACATTGCACTTGGTAGGATCTGATACTCTTTGTTTGATAGAGAATACATTTTATCGCTATGACGCATCGTCCAGTGGGAAGCTAGTTTG GTGTAACCGTGATACCGAACCAGATGTTTGGAGGAAACCAGATGTTTGGAGGAAAGTTAAAGGTTTGGAAGGACTGCCTAAGTTTACCCGCTATAGCAATGTTTATCTGGTTGAAAGTGGTGGTAAGTTGGTGGTGTTTTGGGATACGTGTGTGCCTGCACGTGGTGGGTTTAGGGAGAAGACGATTTGGTGTGCAGAGATCTCGTTGGAAACGGGCAGCGGTGATGGGGTTTGGGGAAAGGTAGAGTGGTTCGATGCTGTGCTTACAGTACCAAAGTCTTACAAATTCGTGTATGCTATTGCTGCTACCCTTTGA
- the LOC106392876 gene encoding UDP-glycosyltransferase 71C2-like — MEKQEAELIFIPFPIPGHLLATIELVKLILTHGRRRIHTITILHWGLPIFPPSDNDASLQTLAKTESRIRIVTLPELQNPPPMEFFLKAPEYYILEFVKKMVPSVRDAVSTVLSSSRDGSDTARVAGIVLDMFCVPLMDVGNEFHLPSYIFLTCNAGFLCLVKHVQERHRRVKSGFDRSSGEEENIVPGYVTSVPTKVLPLGLLTSEPYDTWVDMTERFHEAKGILVNSSKSIEPNAFSYFESIPVYDYPPVYPVGPILYSNDRSILDPLERDRVMTWLDKQPESSVVFLCFGSLMNLPATQIKEIAQALEIVGCKFLWSIRTDPKDYPSLSEILPDGFLNRVSGLGFVCGWAPQVEILAHKAIGGFLSHCGWNSILESLRFGVPIATWPMFAEQQLNAFTMVKELGLALEMRLDYLLADGEIVKADEIARAVRSLMEGEDVPRRILKEIAGAAKEAVMDGGSSFVAIDRFIDKVVVSAMDCSKSR; from the coding sequence AtggagaagcaagaagcagaactCATCTTTATCCCTTTCCCGATCCCTGGACACCTTCTCGCCACTATCGAACTCGTAAAACTAATCCTCACCCACGGCCGTCGTCGGATCCACACCATCACCATCCTCCATTGGGGTTTACCTATCTTCCCTCCGTCTGACAACGACGCTTCCCTCCAGACCCTAGCCAAGACAGAGTCTCGCATCCGTATCGTTACCTTGCCCGAGCTCCAAAACCCTCCACCAATGGAGTTCTTCTTAAAAGCTCCCGAATATTACATTCTTGAATTCGTCAAGAAAATGGTTCCTTCGGTCAGAGACGCTGTCTCGACTGTCTTGTCTTCCTCTCGTGATGGTTCAGACACGGCTCGTGTCGCGGGTATTGTCCTCGACATGTTCTGCGTCCCTTTGATGGATGTCGGAAATGAGTTTCACCTCCCTTCTTACATTTTCCTCACTTGTAACGCCGGATTCTTGTGTTTGGTGAAACACGTTCAGGAGAGACACCGTCGCGTCAAATCGGGATTCGACCGGAGCTCCGGCGAAGAGGAAAATATTGTTCCTGGATACGTCACCTCTGTTCCCACGAAGGTTTTGCCACTTGGTCTGTTGACAAGCGAACCCTACGACACTTGGGTCGATATGACCGAAAGGTTTCATGAAGCTAAGGGCATTTTGGTGAATTCATCTAAATCTATCGAGCCTAACGCTTTTAGTTATTTCGAGAGTATACCCGTATATGATTACCCACCCGTTTACCCAGTGGGTCCGATTCTCTACTCCAACGATCGTTCGATTTTGGACCCATTGGAGCGAGATCGGGTCATGACGTGGCTCGACAAGCAACCCGAGTCATCGGTAGTGTTCCTCTGTTTCGGGAGCTTGATGAATCTCCCCGCAACTCAGATCAAGGAGATAGCTCAAGCTTTAGAGATCGTCGGCTGCAAATTCCTCTGGTCTATTCGAACAGACCCGAAGGATTATCCGAGCCTGAGCGAGATTTTACCGGACGGGTTTTTGAACCGGGTCTCCGGTCTGGGCTTTGTGTGTGGTTGGGCTCCCCAAGTTGAGATTTTGGCCCATAAAGCGATCGGAGGTTTCTTGTCTCACTGTGGTTGGAACTCAATACTCGAGAGTTTGCGTTTCGGCGTTCCAATCGCCACATGGCCGATGTTCGCGGAACAACAATTAAACGCGTTTACAATGGTGAAGGAGCTTGGTCTGGCGTTGGAGATGCGTTTGGATTATCTGTTAGCAGATGGAGAAATAGTGAAAGCTGATGAAATCGCTAGAGCCGTCCGATCTTTAATGGAGGGTGAGGATGTGCCTAGGAGGATACTGAAGGAGATAGCTGGAGCAGCAAAAGAGGCTGTGATGGACGGTGGATCTTCCTTTGTTGCAATTGATAGATTCATCGACAAGGTGGTGGTATCTGCTATGGACTGTTCCAAGTCTAGATAA
- the LOC106396424 gene encoding UDP-glycosyltransferase 71D1, with amino-acid sequence MRNTELIFIPTPTVGHLVPFLELARRLINQDDRIRITVLVMKLQGQSHLDTYVNSIASSLPFVRFIDVPELEDKPTLGSTQSAEAFVYDFTERNIPLVRNIVIGMLSSPSLDGVKMKGIVADFFCLSMVDVARDVTLPFYVFLTTSSGFLAMLQYLADRHSNDTSVFVRDSGEMLSIPGFVNPVPVNVLPTALFMEDGYDAYVKLAMLFNKTNGILVNSSIDIEPYSVNHFSSEKSYPPVYAVGPIFNPKAQPHPDQDHGGRDELMKWLDDQPEDSVVFLCFGSMGRLKGPVVKEIAHGLELCQYRFIWSLRAEDDSLPEGFLDRVKGRGMVCGWSPQVEILDHKAVGGFVSHCGWNSIVESLWFGVPIVTWPMYAEQQLNAFLMVKELNLAVELKLDYRARRDELVSANEIDAAIRCVMNKYDGLVRKRVMDISQMVRRATLNGGSSYLTTEKFIQDVIGVKP; translated from the coding sequence ATGAGGAACACAGAGCTCATCTTCATCCCAACACCAACCGTTGGTCACCTCGTTCCGTTTCTTGAACTTGCTAGGCGTCTCATCAACCAGGACGATAGGATCCGTATCACAGTCCTCGTGATGAAGCTCCAAGGTCAGTCTCATCTGGACACCTATGTTAACTCAATTGCCTCGTCTCTGCCCTTTGTTAGATTCATTGATGTCCCTGAGCTAGAAGATAAACCAACACTTGGCAGCACTCAATCTGCGGAAGCCTTCGTATACGACTTCACTGAGAGAAACATCCCTCTAGTGAGAAACATAGTCATTGGTATGTTATCGTCTCCTTCACTCGATGGAGTTAAGATGAAGGGAATAGTCGCTGATTTTTTCTGTCTCTCAATGGTTGACGTTGCAAGAGACGTAACTCTCCCTTTCTATGTGTTTTTGACTACAAGTTCCGGGTTCCTAGCTATGCTGCAGTATCTAGCAGATAGACATAGTAACGATACATCGGTTTTTGTAAGAGATTCTGGAGAAATGCTATCGATTCCTGGCTTTGTAAACCCTGTTCCAGTCAATGTTCTCCCGACAGCTCTGTTTATGGAAGATGGTTATGACGCTTACGTCAAACTTGCCATGTTATTTAACAAAACCAATGGAATACTAGTGAATAGCTCCATTGATATTGAGCCTTACTCCGTGAATCATTTTAGTAGTGAAAAGAGTTACCCTCCTGTTTATGCTGTTGGCCCTATATTTAACCCCAAGGCCCAGCCTCATCCGGATCAGGACCATGGGGGTCGCGACGAGCTGATGAAATGGCTTGATGATCAGCCCGAGGATTCAGTTGTGTTCCTTTGTTTTGGGAGTATGGGGAGGTTAAAGGGTCCTGTAGTGAAGGAAATAGCTCATGGACTTGAGCTTTGTCAGTACAGATTCATCTGGTCACTCCGGGCAGAGGATGATTCTTTGCCTGAGGGGTTCCTTGACCGTGTCAAAGGACGGGGAATGGTATGCGGTTGGTCTCCTCAGGTGGAAATATTGGACCATAAGGCAGTGGGAGGTTTTGTTTCTCACTGCGGATGGAACTCTATAGTAGAGAGTTTATGGTTTGGTGTGCCGATCGTGACGTGGCCGATGTATGCAGAGCAACAGCTCAATGCGTTTCTGATGGTGAAGGAACTGAACCTCGCGGTGGAGCTGAAGCTTGATTACAGGGCACGTAGGGATGAGCTTGTGAGTGCAAACGAGATAGATGCAGCTATTCGTTGTGTGATGAACAAGTATGATGGTTTAGTGAGAAAGAGAGTGATGGATATCTCTCAGATGGTGCGGAGAGCCACGTTGAATGGTGGATCTTCGTATTTGACTACTGAGAAATTCATACAGGACGTGATAGGAGTCAAGCCATAG
- the LOC106396507 gene encoding UDP-glycosyltransferase 71C2-like: MEKQEAELIFIPFPITGHLLATIELVKIILSHDPRRINTITILNWGLPFLPQSNNDASLQSLAKSEPRVRIVALPELANPPPMEFFVRAPEAYLLEFVKRMVPLVRDAVSTLLSSSRDGSDSVRVVGIVLDMFCVPLMDVGNELCLPSYIFLTCSAGFLSLAKHIPERHLRVKSGFDRSSGEEENTVPGYVASVPTKVLPLGLLTSESYDAWVDMTGRFHEAKGILVNSSIAIEPNAFGYFDRIPVNEYPPVYPVGPILCFNDRPILDPLERDRVMTWLDEQPESSVVFLCFGSLKNLAATQVKEIAQALEIVGCRFLWSIRTDPKEYPNPFEILPDGFMNRVSGLGFVCGWAPQVEILAHKAIGGFVSHCGWNSILESLRFGVPIATWPMYAEQQLNAFTMVKELGLALEMRLDYVLADGEIVKADEIARAVRSLMEGEDVPRGKLKEIAEAAKEAMMDGGSSFVAIERFIDKVVVSAMDCSKSREY, from the coding sequence AtggagaagcaagaagcagagcTTATCTTCATCCCTTTCCCGATCACCGGACACCTTCTCGCCACCATCGAACTCGTAAAAATTATCCTCAGCCACGACCCTCGTCGGATCAACACCATCACCATCCTCAACTGGGGTTTACCTTTCCTCCCTCAGTCCAACAACGACGCTTCCCTCCAGTCCCTAGCCAAGTCAGAGCCTCGAGTCCGTATCGTCGCTTTACCCGAGCTCGCAAACCCTCCACCGATGGAGTTCTTCGTAAGAGCTCCCGAAGCTTACCTTCTTGAATTCGTCAAGAGAATGGTTCCTTTGGTGAGAGACGCTGTCTCGACTCTCTTGTCTTCTTCCCGTGATGGATCAGACTCGGTTCGCGTCGTGGGAATTGTCCTCGACATGTTCTGTGTCCCTTTGATGGATGTCGGAAACGAGTTGTGCCTCCCTTCGTACATTTTCCTCACTTGTAGCGCCGGTTTTTTGAGTTTGGCGAAACACATCCCGGAGAGGCACCTTCGTGTGAAGTCCGGATTCGATCGGAGCTCCGGCGAGGAGGAGAATACTGTTCCTGGATACGTCGCCTCCGTTCCGACCAAGGTTTTGCCACTTGGTCTGCTCACGAGCGAGTCCTACGACGCATGGGTCGATATGACCGGAAGGTTTCATGAAGctaagggtattttggtaaatTCGTCTATTGCTATCGAGCCTAACGCCTTTGGTTATTTCGATCGTATACCAGTAAATGAATACCCACCCGTTTACCCAGTGGGTCCGATTCTCTGCTTCAACGACCGTCCAATTTTGGACCCGTTGGAGCGAGATCGGGTCATGACGTGGCTCGACGAGCAACCAGAGTCATCCGTAGTGTTCCTCTGTTTTGGGAGCTTGAAGAATCTCGCTGCGACTCAGGTTAAGGAGATAGCTCAAGCTCTAGAGATCGTCGGCTGCAGGTTCCTCTGGTCGATTCGAACAGACCCGAAGGAGTACCCAAACCCGTTTGAAATTTTACCAGACGGGTTTATGAACCGGGTCTCGGGTCTGGGCTTTGTGTGCGGTTGGGCTCCACAAGTTGAGATTCTGGCCCATAAAGCAATCGGAGGATTTGTGTCTCACTGCGGTTGGAACTCAATACTTGAGAGTTTGCGTTTCGGTGTTCCAATCGCCACGTGGCCGATGTACGCGGAACAGCAGTTAAACGCGTTCACGATGGTGAAGGAGCTTGGTTTGGCCTTGGAGATGCGTTTGGATTACGTGCTGGCAGATGGAGAAATAGTGAAAGCTGATGAAATCGCTAGAGCCGTCCGATCTTTAATGGAGGGTGAAGATGTGCCGAGGGGGAAACTGAAGGAGATAGCTGAAGCAGCAAAAGAGGCTATGATGGACGGTGGATCTTCGTTTGTTGCGATTGAAAGATTCATCGACAAGGTGGTGGTATCTGCTATGGATTGTTCCAAGTCTAGAGAATACTAA
- the LOC106392213 gene encoding F-box/kelch-repeat protein At5g48980, whose protein sequence is MSLTAIGSGEEPPSKKLAIEPTTNLPLPDELVLGCFARASRLHYPILSLVSKTFRSLTSSPELYQTRSLLNCTENCLYVCLQFPNDPRLRWFTLCRKPDKALKIKKKKKKKKKESSTSGNVLGQVRILGSPPPVEWSNLVAVGHKLYAVRDGPCSSDVFFLDCRTHTWVETPSLRLAHTFSECDGMMYLPGGSESPDSLNFVQVFDVKTQTWNPVPPEKKIFRLRDLQGRAYENNDVAAASSRRWLVVARLKDCTTSVEGSGTLCLIEKAFYRYASSSGELLWSNRSTESDVWRKVQGLEGLPKFTRYCNVYLVESGGKLVVFWDKYVPARGGYKEKMIWCAEISLDTRSSEEVWGKVEWFDAVLTVPKSYKFVYSIAATL, encoded by the coding sequence ATGTCGTTGACAGCCATCGGTTCCGGTGAAGAGCCACCGTCAAAGAAGCTAGCAATAGAACCTACGACCAATCTGCCACTCCCAGATGAGCTAGTATTGGGTTGCTTCGCTCGCGCCTCGAGATTGCACTACCCGATTCTCTCACTCGTCTCCAAGACCTTTCGTTCGCTCACTTCTTCACCGGAGCTTTACCAGACCCGATCTCTACTAAACTGCACCGAGAACTGTCTCTACGTGTGCCTGCAGTTCCCTAATGACCCTCGCCTCCGCTGGTTCACTCTCTGTCGGAAACCCGACAAAGCCCTtaagataaagaagaagaagaagaagaagaagaaggagagttCAACAAGTGGCAATGTCTTGGGTCAGGTTCGGATTCTCGGTTCTCCTCCTCCCGTGGAATGGTCAAATCTCGTAGCTGTTGGTCATAAGCTCTACGCAGTCAGAGATGGCCCCTGCTCTTCAGACGTCTTCTTTCTCGACTGTCGAACGCACACGTGGGTTGAAACTCCGAGCTTGAGGCTTGCTCACACCTTTTCAGAGTGTGATGGGATGATGTATTTACCAGGAGGCTCCGAGAGCCCAGATTCTCTCAACTTTGTGCAAGTGTTTGACGTAAAGACACAAACTTGGAACCCCGTGCCTCCCGAGAAGAAGATATTCAGACTCAGAGATTTACAAGGAAGGGCTTACGAGAACAATGATGTAGCGGCGGCGTCGTCTCGTAGGTGGCTTGTGGTTGCAAGGCTAAAGGATTGTACAACGTCCGTGGAAGGGTCTGGTACTCTCTGTTTGATAGAGAAAGCATTCTATCGATATGCATCATCCAGTGGGGAGCTACTTTGGTCTAACCGTAGCACCGAATCAGATGTTTGGAGGAAAGTTCAAGGCTTGGAAGGACTGCCTAAGTTTACCCGCTATTGCAATGTTTATTTAGTTGAAAGTGGTGGTAAGTTGGTGGTGTTTTGGGATAAGTATGTGCCTGCACGTGGTGGGTATAAGGAGAAGATGATTTGGTGTGCAGAGATTTCGCTGGATACGCGCAGCAGTGAAGAGGTTTGGGGAAAGGTAGAGTGGTTCGATGCTGTGCTTACAGTACCAAAGTCTTACAAGTTCGTGTATTCTATTGCCGCTACCCTTTGA